AAAGTCATAAAGTTTAAAGGCGATTCGCTTACGTTGAATGTAGGAAATTccaattgaaaatttaaaaacgatCATTTGACCGATCCCGGTAGGAATAGTGTTAAACAGATATTGCCAATCTGGTCGGTCGATGAAGTGCCATGCTTTCTGCGGTATATTGATAACCACCCCGGCCATTTCCAAGAAGTCCATTCCTAGGAGGGTCCTATTTTCTTCCGCTTCTGGGAGTACGATAAATGGTGCTTTGATTGTGCGGCCATTTAATGATACTGTGAGGTGGGCTCCTAGGATGGTCCTGGTCCGTGTGTGTCCGTCTGCTAAGGCAATTCTCATCGTGCTTTGTTGGAAGCATACTCCGCTGTCCGCAAGCACCTTATGTAGCCCTTTGCTCGCAATGCTGGTTTTTGCCCCTGTGTCGAAGAAGGCGTACCCTGAGTGACCATGTATACGTACCGTGGCTGATGGTCGCGAGCGTTGCTGTGTGGCGGACAATGCGCAAAATTCGGCTGGTTCGATGCTGGATAATTGGGCTTGTCTACAGGTGGGGCAACGGCTTCGTATATAGCCCGGTTTCCCGCAGCCATAACACCGAACGGTGGTTGGTGCTGGCTGTGCCGGTTGCGTCTCGGTGTCGTGGTTTGTTCCCGACGTTTTCTTCGGCATTCTTCTGCGGAGTGCCCGTCCTTCCTACAGTAGGTACACCTCACACGATTCCTGGTTGGTGGCGGCTCTCTTTTGGCTGTTTGCTGACTGGACTCGCGTTCCTGTTCAAGGGCCTCTATATCCCTTGCCCTCTGAGTGAGGTCGTCAAATGTTGCCACGCTGCTTCGCGGTATTTTGTCCCTCAGACTCAGTTTTAGGAGCGCGTACACCATATCTAGTTGAATCCCTTCCTCATGGTGGTGTGGAAGCTCGGCCAGCAGGGCCCTTTTCCCCGCTAGGAAGGCGTCTGTGGAGATGCGGCCATCTTGCTTGGTTACAAACAATTCTGCATATATCGTAGGGGCCGACCGACGTGGTGCGTGCTGCTGCTGTAGGGCGTCCATGGCCTGGCGCCATGTTGTGTGGTTCCTCTTTACGCCTTGCCACCAGATGGCAGCTTCTCCTTCGAGGAGAAGCGGGAGTCCCTTCACCGCGTTGCCGTCTGTAATGTTCTCGATGTCCCTAAATATCGGGGCGGTGGCTACGAACTCCTCTAGTCGTTGTCTGCAGCATGTCCCGTCGTATCTCGCCGTACAGCGGGCGAAACTTCCTTGCGAAGTGGCGGCAGGCGCGTCCATGCGCCGCGTTGCGCTGAGCAGGCGCAGGAGCTGCTCCTCCGTCATTTGGATTGCCATGTTTCTGGGGCTTCTTCTAGGCGTCTCGATGTCCGTTTTCGTACGGAGGCTCCTACTCCGGTGGGAAGCCGTGGTGTCCTCTTTTCCTCGTCCGGGCGTTGGTCGAAAACTCCTTGTTTTCGCCCGGGAACGGATTGGGAGAGGATGGTGGTAAGGGGCAGATGGGGAAGGTGTGGGTGCTTAGAGAGACACTGGCAGCTTGGTGGATGCAGGAGTCAGCCCGGAGGTGGACTCGTGTTTATTTAGCTTCTTGTATAAAGGTCCGACGTCGGAGGTTGTTAGACTTTGGCCCAGTGCGCGGGGCATTGAGTAGTCCTTCCGGAACGGTGGTGGGGCGCTCTCCTGCACATCCGCGTAGGAGCCGGCACTGAGGAGCTTCTCTGACTTAGTCGGATAGAGACTGTCGAACATGGGCCTGAGGGCCCGTATTTATACTCGGGGTAGCGCGCTAGCGCTGACCTGGGCCGCCGCTGATTGGTCGCGACCCTTTCTATTTTTAACGTTACCTGAGTATTTTGGCGAGAGCTACGTCGGTGTTTTATCCTAGTTAAAACTAAGGGCGCGGGGAATTGGCGAAAGTCGCGTCGTCGTTCTTATATCTATTATGTCGCGTTACAAATGTATAAAGTGAGGAATTACCTGCAGCGTTCCCACAAACACATTTAGAAATGTTTGCGTCTTGCCTGGCGTTTGTGTGCAGCATCTTGAGTATCATTCTTAAGTGTCCAGCAATAATCTGAAAGCATTGTAGTGATCTTCTTCCCCTGATATCGCTTTTCTATGGCGGAA
The window above is part of the Colletes latitarsis isolate SP2378_abdomen chromosome 2, iyColLati1, whole genome shotgun sequence genome. Proteins encoded here:
- the LOC143347072 gene encoding activity-regulated cytoskeleton associated protein 1, with the protein product MTEEQLLRLLSATRRMDAPAATSQGSFARCTARYDGTCCRQRLEEFVATAPIFRDIENITDGNAVKGLPLLLEGEAAIWWQGVKRNHTTWRQAMDALQQQHAPRRSAPTIYAELFVTKQDGRISTDAFLAGKRALLAELPHHHEEGIQLDMVYALLKLSLRDKIPRSSVATFDDLTQRARDIEALEQERESSQQTAKREPPPTRNRVRCTYCRKDGHSAEECRRKRREQTTTPRRNRHSQHQPPFGVMAAGNRAIYEAVAPPVDKPNYPASNQPNFAHCPPHSNARDHQPRYVYMVTQGTPSSTQGQKPALRAKGYIRCLRTAEYASNKAR